From a region of the Acinetobacter calcoaceticus genome:
- a CDS encoding ATPase produces the protein MMNKIKLKLFINVLPDNDTIACHGMDYSVTEKGKRPGQVNKLAIAIGSAKNPKPLVQPLDLNSIYKNRPIPAQTIAQNMAKYKDVHEGPSLSQNREAKTDMKGFTKEMYLPVGEYDLWIKRKDSEWEKAININGSSGLYIKEEKQGITTIEYQIKQYYRYKIEGFRGTKLADNIPFETFTFDKEGKEKKISLPNVKMTVVDKNGFTPPLYSPKGEVIFVKFKFVNMSAQPEKKDIQHFATMSKKNYVTVQLKSVAKITKQDKNTTVTLQGNGKPPVILNMHREEMIVLSAEDYAEFEKESSKLDKLFGNSFDAKNKLAEAIKSGSVSNVKKAEEEIKEAEKKIEEELNKNFKKAADLTEVITFEARQKKNPNGNTQEFDFRRRYLRTDRYMQLQQKKKNKESFKVTVLGTELKKLKDIKQDFKKINQETIHNEFKKVSLDLAKYSKQTGTKVWDFSAFSAGFVEQIKLSDNLTVDIQSQWLRCVGGAGLSTSASWKPESGEVNAKANVNAQGKLVLFEGKAKTTYVIPCDKGWMLNFDDIDLGAFRFVIGMELYGFAGAKVAAGIGLEISYSKNGQQQLAANGRRNRNPSLANNMGENRPRFVPMDRDETIIPGSGASSEGQIEAFAGAEAGIKPSGEFQWLSPEAKDFKPLASLAVDFAVSAGLGAGVNFKLFYWLERNQFRFRAKAALCVGLGAKGALDFVIDFSQVLEVLRWVHYQLLRAQFTVLGFIAKDAFANLSQLAVIALGNDSLTAKVLSDIAGEFETFNAKYSIAKTSVDLANKIKRQPDWLKMATPNAKGMLIYQMTRHSEYTHAADMPKTGISPFLPTHKEAVLAIFETIVTEDEWFNVLQRMSLRGAKSQQSIQSLEKQLLVYFHDGFWSRASDFVKKYALNSDTIGRGSEYVEQYEKLRSKIVKTIPLHEKAPMSNPRELEKLREKMAEQPSIINSDTLIALNTELVPSVEIDGTDAELFIAANYEQNSDDSYVV, from the coding sequence ATGATGAATAAGATTAAATTAAAGCTATTTATTAATGTATTGCCTGATAACGATACGATTGCTTGCCATGGAATGGATTATTCTGTAACTGAAAAGGGGAAACGGCCGGGACAGGTTAATAAACTAGCAATAGCCATAGGAAGTGCTAAGAATCCTAAGCCTCTTGTGCAGCCGTTGGATTTAAACTCCATTTATAAAAATAGACCTATTCCAGCTCAGACGATTGCCCAAAATATGGCGAAGTATAAAGATGTGCACGAAGGTCCAAGCTTGAGTCAGAACCGAGAAGCTAAAACTGACATGAAAGGTTTTACTAAAGAAATGTATCTGCCAGTTGGTGAGTATGATCTTTGGATTAAAAGAAAGGATTCGGAGTGGGAGAAAGCCATTAATATTAATGGTAGTTCAGGTCTCTATATAAAAGAAGAAAAGCAAGGAATCACTACTATAGAATATCAAATCAAACAATATTATCGCTATAAAATAGAAGGGTTTAGGGGTACTAAACTAGCTGATAATATTCCATTTGAAACTTTTACTTTTGACAAAGAGGGTAAGGAAAAGAAAATTAGTTTACCTAATGTCAAAATGACTGTTGTAGATAAAAATGGTTTTACTCCACCTTTATATTCGCCAAAAGGTGAGGTTATATTTGTAAAATTTAAATTCGTAAATATGTCTGCTCAACCAGAGAAAAAAGACATACAGCATTTTGCAACTATGAGTAAGAAGAATTATGTCACTGTACAGTTGAAGTCTGTTGCGAAAATAACAAAGCAAGATAAGAATACGACAGTAACTTTGCAGGGCAATGGAAAACCACCTGTTATTTTAAATATGCATCGAGAGGAAATGATAGTTCTTTCAGCTGAGGATTATGCTGAATTTGAAAAGGAAAGTTCAAAACTAGACAAATTATTTGGAAACTCTTTTGATGCTAAAAATAAATTAGCAGAAGCAATAAAATCTGGCAGTGTTTCTAATGTTAAAAAAGCAGAAGAAGAAATAAAAGAAGCAGAGAAAAAGATCGAAGAAGAACTCAATAAAAACTTTAAAAAAGCGGCTGATCTAACAGAAGTCATTACTTTTGAAGCGCGTCAAAAGAAAAATCCAAATGGTAACACGCAGGAGTTTGATTTCAGACGTCGCTATCTGCGTACTGACAGATATATGCAGTTGCAACAAAAGAAAAAGAACAAAGAAAGTTTTAAGGTAACGGTTTTAGGGACGGAGTTAAAGAAACTTAAGGATATAAAACAAGACTTTAAGAAAATTAACCAAGAGACTATTCATAATGAATTTAAAAAAGTTAGTTTAGATCTTGCGAAATATTCCAAGCAAACAGGAACTAAGGTTTGGGATTTCTCTGCTTTTAGTGCGGGTTTTGTTGAACAAATTAAGCTCTCAGACAACTTAACAGTTGATATTCAATCACAATGGTTAAGATGTGTTGGTGGCGCTGGCTTATCGACAAGTGCAAGCTGGAAACCCGAAAGTGGTGAGGTGAATGCTAAGGCGAATGTTAATGCTCAAGGTAAACTAGTGCTATTTGAAGGGAAGGCAAAAACCACCTATGTAATTCCATGTGATAAAGGTTGGATGCTGAACTTTGATGACATTGATCTAGGTGCATTTCGATTTGTTATTGGTATGGAACTCTATGGTTTTGCAGGTGCAAAAGTGGCTGCTGGAATTGGCCTAGAGATAAGCTATAGTAAAAATGGACAGCAACAATTGGCTGCTAATGGTAGAAGAAATCGAAATCCTTCACTAGCCAATAATATGGGAGAAAACCGTCCAAGATTTGTGCCAATGGATCGAGATGAAACCATCATTCCTGGTAGTGGTGCAAGTTCAGAGGGGCAAATTGAAGCTTTTGCTGGTGCAGAGGCGGGAATCAAACCATCTGGAGAGTTCCAGTGGCTTTCACCTGAAGCTAAAGATTTTAAACCTTTAGCGAGCTTAGCTGTCGATTTTGCTGTAAGTGCAGGCTTAGGGGCGGGTGTTAATTTTAAATTATTTTACTGGTTAGAACGCAACCAATTTCGTTTTAGGGCGAAAGCAGCTTTATGTGTTGGGTTGGGGGCAAAAGGTGCGCTAGATTTCGTTATTGATTTTAGTCAGGTTCTTGAAGTATTACGATGGGTACATTATCAACTTTTACGAGCTCAATTTACCGTGTTGGGTTTTATTGCAAAAGACGCATTTGCTAATTTAAGCCAATTGGCTGTAATTGCATTAGGCAATGATTCATTAACAGCAAAAGTTTTAAGTGATATCGCAGGGGAGTTTGAAACATTTAACGCTAAATACTCTATTGCAAAAACATCTGTCGATTTAGCAAATAAAATTAAACGTCAACCGGATTGGTTAAAAATGGCAACACCCAATGCTAAAGGAATGTTAATTTATCAGATGACAAGGCATAGTGAATATACTCATGCTGCCGATATGCCTAAAACAGGAATTAGCCCTTTTTTACCTACACATAAAGAAGCGGTACTTGCAATTTTTGAAACTATTGTAACTGAAGATGAGTGGTTTAATGTGCTCCAGAGGATGTCATTGAGAGGGGCGAAATCGCAACAGAGTATTCAAAGCTTGGAAAAACAATTATTGGTATATTTTCATGATGGATTCTGGTCAAGGGCTAGTGATTTTGTTAAAAAATATGCTCTTAATTCAGATACTATTGGACGTGGTAGTGAATATGTGGAGCAATACGAAAAATTACGTTCTAAAATCGTAAAAACTATTCCATTACATGAAAAAGCGCCAATGAGTAATCCTAGAGAATTAGAAAAATTAAGAGAAAAAATGGCTGAACAACCAAGTATTATCAATTCTGATACTTTAATTGCATTAAATACTGAACTAGTACCATCTGTTGAGATAGATGGTACTGATGCGGAACTGTTTATTGCAGCAAATTATGAACAGAACTCAGATGATTCATATGTGGTTTAA
- a CDS encoding DUF2345 domain-containing protein, translating into MLSHIHRILEDLGISSQKRVLHVQFSNPSLNTQVFLQSIEGQHQLNEGLTADLFCLSTNAHISLKQYIGCQVAVDQVTDQGQLFRTTGIITEASQGQSDGSLTLYKLKLQDPTALWHKRRNSRVFMNKSVRDITEILFTEWQNKSPLFASSLTLDLKSLTENYDVRPFVMQSNETDYDFLTRLWRSEGINWLIDEAQLFVTNSLDEIQPQKLRLIDNNELYLALNRRNIRYHRSSAVEQQDSMTSLVPTRNLQSTAVHVQRWQADALSQEEGMGSVQSKHSHSANQDNASLSLEQAWHISPAWMQDLNGEDQATASGHQQLEKLNQNLSDYYAFQSKYFRAQTTVRDAQVGYWFELNEHPEIDTHSGSDKEFLIIGKNFYQQNNLPKDLQQQVNQFVSQSQWQNDQSGLNNQAERQGNELILSRRNIKTVPEYNPLEHRPSAYPQRAKVVGLEGESIHVDQWGRIKVRFLFTRTDDHNHDGGAGSNDNDTDSAWVDVLTPWAGVGYGARFLPRVGEIVVIDFFDGNIDRPFVVGRIHEAERHPTQFDQKGQLSDTKKLSGIRSEEVDGKGFNQLRFDDTTGQISAQLKSSHAISQLNLGKLSHPKESATSDGRGEGFELRTDQWGAVRAGSGLLISTHKQDQAQGVHLDAADAKQQIEGSLNNAKGLSEFSKNQQTDPLDMLENIQSFIEALKHEDPKKAAEFQTAVMLLASPKSIAVSSNEDIHLSANGQLTQSAGDSINISTQKNIVAHASQKISLFAAQEGARLFAGQGKVEIQAQGDGLDVIARKGVQITSTEDTVYITSPTEINLTANGSQVKLNGSGIFPVTGGKLEVKAGQHLFMGGAKVATKNPELAMLPDYHLTYIAKDMDGNALKNKKYLMILPNGEMVSGVTDGQGKTQKITTKGPQQIQISLEDHVHDGFVTFEEE; encoded by the coding sequence ATGTTATCTCATATACATAGAATTCTAGAAGATTTGGGTATTAGCTCGCAAAAACGCGTACTTCATGTTCAGTTTTCTAATCCATCGTTGAATACTCAAGTTTTTTTACAAAGTATTGAAGGGCAGCATCAGCTAAATGAGGGACTGACCGCCGATTTATTTTGTCTTTCTACCAATGCGCATATTTCGTTAAAACAATATATTGGTTGTCAGGTTGCAGTCGATCAAGTAACTGATCAGGGGCAATTATTTAGAACTACAGGAATTATTACAGAAGCCAGTCAGGGGCAGAGTGATGGTTCATTAACACTATATAAATTGAAACTACAAGACCCGACCGCGCTATGGCATAAACGCCGAAATAGCCGTGTATTTATGAATAAAAGTGTACGGGATATCACTGAAATTCTATTTACAGAATGGCAGAACAAAAGCCCATTGTTTGCGTCTAGCTTAACTTTAGATTTAAAAAGTTTAACTGAAAACTACGATGTTCGACCTTTTGTTATGCAAAGTAATGAAACGGATTATGATTTTTTAACCCGACTTTGGCGTAGTGAAGGCATTAACTGGTTAATTGATGAAGCTCAGTTGTTTGTCACTAATAGCTTAGATGAGATTCAACCGCAAAAATTACGTTTAATTGATAATAATGAATTATATTTAGCTCTAAATCGAAGAAATATCCGTTACCACCGCAGTAGCGCAGTTGAACAACAAGATAGTATGACCAGTCTTGTGCCAACTCGAAACTTGCAATCTACAGCCGTGCATGTGCAACGCTGGCAGGCGGATGCATTAAGCCAAGAAGAAGGCATGGGCAGTGTTCAGTCAAAGCATAGTCATAGTGCTAATCAGGATAATGCTAGTTTGAGTCTGGAGCAGGCATGGCATATTAGCCCTGCTTGGATGCAAGATTTAAATGGTGAAGATCAAGCTACTGCATCAGGCCACCAACAGCTAGAAAAACTCAACCAAAATCTATCCGATTATTATGCATTTCAATCGAAATACTTCCGTGCCCAAACCACAGTACGTGATGCGCAGGTTGGCTATTGGTTTGAACTCAATGAACATCCAGAAATAGATACGCATAGTGGATCAGACAAAGAGTTCCTGATTATTGGGAAAAATTTCTACCAGCAAAATAATTTGCCTAAAGATTTGCAACAACAAGTCAACCAGTTTGTTAGTCAAAGCCAATGGCAAAACGATCAATCAGGGCTAAATAATCAAGCAGAGCGTCAGGGTAATGAGCTTATCTTGTCACGCAGAAATATTAAAACTGTTCCTGAATATAACCCGCTAGAGCACCGACCATCAGCTTACCCACAGCGCGCTAAAGTGGTGGGCTTGGAAGGCGAAAGCATTCATGTCGACCAGTGGGGGCGTATTAAAGTTCGCTTCCTATTTACCCGAACTGATGACCATAATCATGACGGTGGAGCGGGAAGTAATGACAATGATACCGACTCGGCTTGGGTAGATGTACTCACCCCGTGGGCAGGCGTTGGTTACGGCGCGCGGTTCTTGCCTCGTGTAGGTGAGATTGTTGTTATCGATTTCTTTGACGGCAACATAGACCGTCCGTTTGTAGTGGGGCGTATTCATGAAGCTGAACGTCATCCAACCCAATTTGACCAAAAAGGCCAGTTATCCGATACCAAAAAACTGAGCGGCATTCGTTCAGAAGAAGTCGATGGTAAAGGCTTTAACCAGTTACGTTTTGATGATACCACTGGACAAATTAGTGCCCAGTTGAAAAGTAGCCATGCGATCAGTCAGTTAAACCTTGGTAAGTTAAGCCATCCAAAAGAAAGCGCGACAAGTGATGGTCGTGGAGAAGGCTTTGAGCTAAGAACAGACCAGTGGGGTGCAGTCAGAGCAGGTAGTGGTTTACTTATTAGTACTCATAAACAAGACCAAGCTCAAGGCGTACATCTAGATGCAGCCGACGCAAAACAACAAATAGAAGGCAGCCTCAATAATGCCAAGGGACTCAGTGAATTTTCTAAAAACCAGCAAACTGATCCATTAGATATGCTTGAGAATATTCAGTCATTTATTGAGGCTCTTAAACACGAAGACCCAAAAAAAGCTGCTGAGTTTCAAACAGCTGTGATGCTGTTGGCATCTCCAAAAAGTATTGCTGTAAGTAGTAATGAGGATATACACCTCAGTGCAAATGGTCAGCTTACTCAAAGTGCTGGAGATAGTATTAATATCAGTACACAAAAAAATATAGTGGCTCATGCAAGCCAAAAAATTAGTCTATTTGCAGCCCAAGAAGGAGCTCGGCTTTTTGCTGGTCAAGGTAAAGTTGAAATTCAGGCTCAAGGTGATGGCTTAGATGTTATTGCTCGAAAGGGCGTGCAAATTACTTCAACTGAAGACACGGTTTATATTACTAGCCCAACTGAAATTAATCTGACTGCAAATGGGTCTCAAGTTAAGTTGAATGGTTCAGGCATTTTCCCTGTCACAGGAGGGAAGCTTGAGGTGAAGGCTGGGCAGCATTTATTTATGGGCGGAGCCAAGGTGGCAACGAAAAACCCAGAGTTGGCAATGTTACCAGATTACCATTTAACATATATTGCAAAAGATATGGATGGAAATGCATTGAAAAATAAAAAATATTTAATGATTTTGCCGAATGGGGAAATGGTCAGTGGTGTGACAGATGGTCAAGGTAAAACACAGAAGATCACAACCAAGGGTCCTCAGCAAATCCAAATTAGTTTAGAAGATCATGTTCACGATGGTTTTGTAACTTTTGAAGAAGAATAA
- a CDS encoding GAD-like domain-containing protein, translated as MSEFMMDENFEIFYQDEGFGPPIYSETVSEEIIKKYQGKLPNQLLEYWKAYGFSGWGNGLFWFVNPEDYQDVLDAWLEHVELAPHEEYFVIARTAFGDLSVWGTIHGQCFTISPLMNQIFPSMEIMEKDEGDLLIRIFMSSKEKRFINLKDYKNKPLFDRAIKKYGELNKNEMFGFEPALILGGEAKLENVRKLPIISHLQFLASLDTPRMMLDIGKFVDEQGLGKDD; from the coding sequence ATGAGTGAATTTATGATGGATGAAAATTTTGAAATTTTCTATCAGGATGAGGGGTTTGGACCACCAATCTATTCAGAAACTGTTTCCGAAGAAATTATAAAAAAATATCAAGGGAAGTTACCTAATCAATTACTCGAATACTGGAAAGCCTATGGTTTTTCAGGATGGGGCAATGGACTATTCTGGTTCGTAAATCCAGAGGATTATCAAGATGTTTTGGATGCTTGGTTAGAGCATGTTGAACTCGCTCCTCACGAAGAATATTTTGTGATTGCTCGAACAGCTTTTGGTGATTTAAGTGTTTGGGGGACTATACATGGGCAATGCTTTACTATTTCGCCACTTATGAATCAAATATTTCCAAGTATGGAAATTATGGAAAAAGATGAGGGTGATTTATTAATAAGAATTTTTATGTCTTCTAAAGAAAAAAGATTTATAAATTTAAAAGACTACAAAAACAAACCTTTATTTGATCGAGCAATAAAAAAATATGGGGAATTAAATAAAAATGAAATGTTTGGTTTTGAACCCGCTTTAATTTTAGGTGGTGAAGCAAAACTTGAAAATGTTCGCAAGTTACCGATTATTTCACATTTACAATTTTTAGCTTCTCTTGATACACCACGAATGATGCTCGATATCGGAAAATTTGTGGACGAACAAGGCCTAGGTAAGGATGATTAA
- a CDS encoding polymorphic toxin type 15 domain-containing protein — MDMLQTFSGYQRQLQKSFNQSVSSLQSNFNQTATWIEKELNELIAEYSKSLDGAQSWVKSFIYGEFNTDERPVSVIVTEMLAGFVPGTVLVFSARDAVAVIMRMLNDPKKQDDVQEWMLLAIYLLPFVLVGVTATTGAATGGAGGAVFGGVGAAPGAGVGGLIGGTVGSEIGNVVKCVGLFLIKRTPHLATIVSKLNGFMKGNIIPTLKKIKYSDYASSVTNIITSILNQLLGLVKRVKSLLSYGAKINWMGLGWAKSIYVRMERFEAALVSMIQKSAIKIKQGFKEFDEHLQNLLKQSVKYEPAYATVGTKVKPVPAPAQTVRPSFPQTAQANAAHSAGTASNAAGKTPENVHQPKVKEPVTKKMKETKVNCFNPVNTDSARKNAAKMIKEDYPKGSKNLTVDEYLKKETDWQLANQQKGLNEMSVDDYLEGRKAFDDNGRGGGGPAAEARDKYEETLIRKYQKEYEKQGIGPREAKKLASGKSSRIMNEMAALHNPDQIVGGKNKVASDAIGLKNTNSSIGSQWKTRVEALDDAAKKVPVDERSKTGMNAKLERCKK, encoded by the coding sequence ATGGATATGTTACAGACATTTAGTGGTTATCAAAGACAGCTTCAGAAAAGTTTTAATCAATCTGTCAGCAGTTTACAATCCAATTTTAATCAGACAGCAACATGGATAGAGAAAGAGCTTAATGAGCTTATTGCAGAATATAGTAAGTCTTTAGACGGTGCTCAAAGTTGGGTTAAAAGTTTCATTTATGGGGAATTCAATACGGATGAGCGTCCTGTTTCTGTGATTGTCACAGAAATGCTTGCAGGTTTTGTTCCTGGGACGGTTCTTGTATTTAGTGCTCGTGATGCGGTTGCAGTCATTATGAGGATGCTGAATGACCCCAAGAAACAAGATGATGTACAGGAATGGATGTTATTAGCTATTTACTTGCTTCCATTTGTTTTAGTTGGTGTAACTGCCACGACAGGTGCTGCAACTGGTGGAGCAGGTGGGGCTGTTTTTGGTGGTGTCGGTGCAGCTCCCGGAGCTGGTGTAGGCGGTCTTATTGGAGGGACTGTTGGTAGTGAAATAGGAAACGTAGTTAAATGTGTTGGATTATTCCTTATTAAAAGAACACCTCATTTAGCGACAATAGTCTCTAAACTAAACGGTTTTATGAAAGGAAATATTATTCCAACTCTGAAAAAGATAAAGTATTCAGATTATGCTAGCTCTGTTACTAACATTATCACGTCAATACTTAATCAATTATTAGGTTTGGTAAAACGTGTTAAGTCACTGTTAAGCTATGGAGCTAAAATTAATTGGATGGGTTTAGGATGGGCTAAATCTATTTATGTAAGAATGGAGAGATTTGAAGCAGCTTTAGTTTCAATGATCCAGAAATCAGCTATAAAAATTAAACAAGGCTTTAAAGAATTTGATGAGCATTTGCAAAACTTATTAAAACAATCAGTTAAGTATGAACCTGCTTATGCTACTGTTGGTACAAAAGTGAAGCCTGTTCCTGCACCTGCTCAAACAGTTAGACCATCTTTCCCTCAAACTGCTCAGGCAAATGCTGCACATAGTGCAGGCACAGCTTCGAATGCTGCAGGAAAAACTCCTGAAAATGTACATCAGCCAAAAGTAAAAGAACCTGTTACTAAAAAAATGAAGGAAACAAAGGTAAACTGTTTCAACCCTGTAAATACTGATAGTGCAAGAAAAAATGCAGCTAAAATGATTAAAGAGGATTATCCAAAAGGCAGTAAGAATTTAACAGTTGATGAATACTTAAAAAAAGAGACCGACTGGCAATTGGCGAACCAGCAAAAAGGTCTCAATGAAATGAGCGTGGATGATTATCTTGAGGGGCGCAAAGCCTTTGATGATAACGGGAGAGGTGGCGGTGGACCGGCAGCTGAGGCGCGAGATAAATATGAAGAAACATTAATTAGAAAATATCAGAAAGAATATGAAAAACAAGGTATTGGGCCCAGAGAAGCGAAGAAACTAGCCTCTGGTAAATCCAGTCGTATTATGAATGAAATGGCAGCATTGCATAATCCAGACCAAATTGTAGGTGGGAAGAACAAAGTAGCATCAGATGCTATAGGTTTAAAAAATACTAACTCTTCAATTGGTAGCCAATGGAAAACGAGGGTTGAGGCATTAGATGATGCTGCGAAAAAGGTTCCTGTAGATGAAAGAAGTAAAACAGGTATGAATGCAAAATTGGAAAGGTGTAAAAAATGA
- a CDS encoding DUF2345 domain-containing protein, translating to MMSNKIFQILDSLGLVAQNRVLHVQFSNPSLNNQVFLQRIEGEHTLNQGSVAELLCLSTNAHIALKQFIGCQVAVDQVTDMGQFFRTTGIITEARQGQSDGSLTIYNLTLKDPTALWHKRRNSRVFMNKSVRDISEILFKEWQSKSPLFASSLTLDTAGLSKDYDVRPFVMQSNESDYDFLTRLWRSEGINWLVDESQLLVADPNAAIQPQVLRLIDDHQNYQALERRSLRYQRSSATEQFDTITQVKAERRLQPTSVHVQRWQADALQQEEGSGSVQGTQQHSEHYDNASLNLEDAWHVSPAWMQDLKGEDQATASGNSQIEQLNQHINAYHHLSSKQFTVSGNVRDAQVGYWFELNDHPELERHDSADKEFLILSKHYYNQNNLPKELQQQLERLLPEDKLKAAQFDTQNPEQRHFAELNVVRRNIKAVPEYHPLEHRPAAYPQRAKVVGLEGESIHVDQWGRIKVRFLFTRADDHSHDGGAGSNDNDTDSAWVDVLTPWAGAGYGARFLPRVGEIVVIDFFDGNIDCPFVVGRIHEAERHPTQFDQKGQLPDTKKLSGIRSEEVDGKGFNQLRFDDTTGQISAQLQSSHAASQLNLGNLSHPKDKAESDGRGEGFELRTDQWGAVRAGSGLLVSTHKQDQAQGVHLDANEAKQQIEGGLNNAKALSEVAKNQQTDPLEVLENLKTFIEQIEEKDQDKAAAFKQALMILTAPNSIAITSNEDIHLSADAQLSQTAGDSINLTTQKNLIAHAQNKISLFSAQEGARLYAGKGKVEIQAQGDGADLIARKAVQIISTEDKIEISASKEIVITAGGSQLKINGSGIFPVTGGKFEVKAGQHLFMGGSSSTQNLPILPAFSIPKKQLEFRKIYADGTPSPNIPYTIHLPDGTTQKGKTDSNGMAFYNDQKNGRAVIEYGEDRNPLGSALEMRFEQEIDNLFKTEIFVLPLADDQAED from the coding sequence ATGATGTCCAATAAAATATTTCAAATTTTAGATAGTTTAGGTTTGGTTGCACAGAATCGTGTACTTCATGTGCAATTTTCCAACCCATCATTAAACAATCAAGTCTTCTTACAACGTATTGAAGGCGAACATACGCTCAATCAGGGTAGCGTTGCTGAGCTACTGTGTCTGTCGACGAACGCACATATTGCATTAAAACAATTTATTGGCTGTCAGGTTGCCGTTGATCAGGTCACTGACATGGGCCAGTTCTTTAGAACTACAGGCATTATTACCGAAGCAAGGCAAGGCCAAAGCGACGGCTCACTCACCATTTATAATCTCACCTTGAAAGACCCAACAGCACTCTGGCATAAACGCCGTAACAGCCGCGTGTTTATGAATAAAAGCGTACGTGATATTAGCGAAATTCTGTTTAAAGAATGGCAAAGCAAAAGTCCGTTATTTGCTTCAAGCTTAACACTCGACACGGCAGGGTTAAGCAAAGACTACGATGTGCGTCCATTTGTGATGCAGTCAAACGAAAGCGATTACGATTTTTTAACCCGTTTGTGGCGTAGCGAAGGCATTAACTGGCTGGTTGATGAATCGCAGCTTTTAGTCGCTGACCCGAATGCTGCCATCCAGCCACAAGTACTGCGTTTAATTGACGATCACCAAAACTATCAGGCCCTTGAACGCCGTAGCCTACGTTACCAACGTAGCAGTGCCACGGAACAGTTCGATACCATTACCCAAGTTAAAGCTGAACGCCGCTTACAACCAACCTCGGTTCATGTGCAACGCTGGCAAGCCGACGCCTTACAACAAGAAGAAGGCAGTGGCAGCGTACAAGGCACCCAGCAGCACAGCGAACATTATGACAACGCTAGCCTAAACCTTGAAGATGCATGGCACGTCAGCCCCGCTTGGATGCAAGACTTAAAAGGCGAAGACCAAGCAACTGCCTCAGGCAATAGCCAAATTGAACAGCTTAACCAGCATATTAATGCTTACCATCACCTGAGCTCTAAACAGTTTACCGTTTCAGGAAACGTTCGTGATGCACAGGTAGGCTATTGGTTCGAACTGAATGATCACCCAGAACTTGAGCGCCACGACAGCGCCGACAAAGAGTTCTTAATCTTAAGCAAACACTACTATAACCAGAATAATTTACCGAAAGAGTTACAGCAGCAACTTGAGCGTCTGTTGCCAGAAGACAAGCTCAAAGCTGCTCAATTCGACACGCAAAACCCTGAGCAGCGCCACTTTGCTGAGCTGAATGTCGTTCGACGCAACATTAAAGCTGTGCCTGAATATCACCCGCTAGAACACCGACCAGCCGCTTACCCGCAGCGAGCTAAAGTGGTGGGACTGGAAGGTGAAAGCATTCATGTTGACCAGTGGGGACGTATTAAAGTCCGGTTTCTGTTTACTAGAGCTGACGACCATAGCCATGACGGTGGAGCAGGAAGTAACGACAATGACACCGACTCGGCTTGGGTCGATGTGCTGACCCCGTGGGCAGGTGCAGGTTATGGCGCACGCTTCTTGCCACGTGTGGGTGAGATTGTTGTCATCGACTTCTTTGACGGCAACATTGACTGCCCGTTTGTGGTCGGACGCATTCACGAAGCTGAACGTCACCCAACTCAGTTTGACCAGAAAGGCCAGCTACCTGATACCAAAAAACTCAGCGGTATTCGCTCCGAAGAAGTCGATGGTAAGGGCTTTAACCAGCTACGCTTTGATGACACGACAGGGCAGATCAGTGCCCAACTACAAAGCAGTCATGCGGCAAGCCAGCTAAACTTGGGCAACTTAAGCCATCCAAAAGACAAAGCGGAAAGTGATGGCCGTGGTGAAGGTTTTGAGCTAAGAACAGATCAGTGGGGTGCGGTAAGAGCTGGCAGTGGTTTACTCGTTAGCACCCATAAACAGGACCAAGCTCAAGGCGTACACCTAGACGCAAATGAAGCTAAACAGCAAATCGAAGGCGGTCTTAACAATGCCAAGGCTCTCAGTGAAGTTGCTAAAAATCAACAAACTGATCCATTGGAAGTGCTTGAGAACTTAAAAACCTTCATAGAGCAAATTGAAGAAAAAGATCAAGACAAAGCTGCTGCTTTTAAGCAAGCCTTGATGATATTAACCGCACCTAACAGTATTGCCATAACCAGTAATGAAGACATTCACCTCAGTGCAGATGCTCAGTTAAGTCAAACTGCTGGTGATAGCATTAACCTGACCACTCAAAAAAACCTGATTGCACACGCCCAAAATAAAATCAGCCTTTTTTCGGCTCAAGAAGGGGCGAGACTCTATGCAGGCAAAGGCAAAGTTGAGATACAAGCGCAAGGTGACGGAGCAGATTTAATTGCCCGTAAAGCGGTTCAGATTATTTCAACAGAAGACAAAATTGAAATTAGTGCTTCTAAAGAAATTGTTATCACGGCGGGTGGATCTCAACTCAAGATTAATGGCTCGGGAATTTTCCCTGTCACTGGTGGCAAGTTTGAGGTAAAAGCTGGGCAGCATTTGTTTATGGGGGGAAGTTCATCAACACAGAACTTACCAATTTTACCTGCTTTCTCGATACCTAAGAAACAGCTTGAATTTAGAAAGATATATGCGGATGGCACGCCTAGTCCAAATATTCCTTATACAATTCATTTGCCTGATGGAACCACACAAAAGGGTAAAACTGATTCGAATGGTATGGCATTTTATAATGACCAGAAAAATGGACGTGCTGTCATTGAATATGGGGAAGATCGAAACCCATTAGGTTCAGCATTAGAAATGAGGTTCGAGCAAGAAATAGATAACTTATTTAAAACTGAAATATTTGTACTCCCACTTGCAGATGATCAAGCAGAAGATTAA